Below is a window of Bradyrhizobium sp. SZCCHNS1050 DNA.
ACTTCAAACTGGATTAAGCCCCAGGGGCATGGTCAGCGAATACCAACAAAATCAGAGAGTTGAGAACTCGTTTGGGGGAAAAGGCATCATTGTTCTGCAACGCCTTCCAAGAGCAGGCCCCAAACGGACTGGACGAAGTCAGCCGCAGACCGAAGGGCCGCCGAGCGGCGAACCGGTGAATTCGGCGAACCGAACGGTCTGGCGCAGTCGGGGGCTTGACGTCCCGGAGACGTAACCTTCAGAAGTCTGCGACCGCCTTGGACTCATGCCGGGCGAAACGCGCGGGCGCGTAGGGCCTGGGATCGACGATCGGTTTGGCGGAGGTCACGAGATCGGCGATGAGATGGCCCGCACCTGGCCCGATGCCGAAGCCGTGGCCACTGAAGCCGGCGGCGACGATCAGGCCGGGCAGCGCGGCGAGCTCGCCGATCGCAGGCACGCCGTCGGGCGTGGAATCGATGTAGCTCGCCCACGCCGCCGTGACGCGGCTCTGCTTCAAGGCCGGCAGCAGCTCGACCGCGCGCGCCTGGGTCAGGCGGATGGTGGCCTGGTCCGGCCGGGGATCGAGGATGCGGGTCAGCTCCATCGGCGTCGGCGCGTCGAGCCGCCAGCGGCCGACCGTCTCGTGGCCGGCGCGTAGGCCTTCGAGCCCGCCGGGCAGCAGGCTGCGCCAGCGCCTGGCGAACATCGGCAGGAAGTGCGACGCGAAGCGCAGCTGCTGAAGTGTAGGATCGACGCGGCCGCGGCCGCTGATCGCGAGCGTATGGCCGCCGTCGCCGCGCCGAGTGATCGAGACGGCGGCGGTGTGCAGCGCCGGGGGCAGCGGCTCCGCCGACGGCGACAGAGCGAGCGCCGAGGCGCGGATCGAGGCCATCGGCAGTGCGACACCGAGCTGATGGCAGAACGACGAAGCCCAGGCGCCGGCGGCGAGCACCGCGACCGGCGTGCGGATGGTGCCGCGCTCGGTGATCACGGCCGACAGCCGGCCGCCGCTGGTCTCGACGCCGCGCACGGCGCACATCTGGTGCACCGAGCCGCCCTGCTTGAGGATCGCGCGCGCCACCGCGGGCGCGGCATCGGCGGGACTGGCGGTGCCGTCGGTCGGCGAGAACACGCCGCCCTTCCAGCTGCGCCCGGTGGCCGCGCCGCGCGCGGTGGCCTGGCGGCTGTCGAGCATATGCGTGGTGACGCCGGCGGTCCTGGCGAACTCGCCCCAGCGCGCCCAGCCGGCGAGCTCCGCCTCGTCATTGCTGAGATAGAACAGCCCGCAGCGCGAGAAGCCGGTCGCCTCGCCGCTCTCGGCCGCAAAGCGCTCCCACAG
It encodes the following:
- a CDS encoding FAD-binding oxidoreductase — protein: MPAPLVLVETSPTLPARADAVVIGGGIVGVFTAYYLARRGLAVALIEKGRIGAEQSSRNWGWCRQQNRDARELPMATLSLDLWERFAAESGEATGFSRCGLFYLSNDEAELAGWARWGEFARTAGVTTHMLDSRQATARGAATGRSWKGGVFSPTDGTASPADAAPAVARAILKQGGSVHQMCAVRGVETSGGRLSAVITERGTIRTPVAVLAAGAWASSFCHQLGVALPMASIRASALALSPSAEPLPPALHTAAVSITRRGDGGHTLAISGRGRVDPTLQQLRFASHFLPMFARRWRSLLPGGLEGLRAGHETVGRWRLDAPTPMELTRILDPRPDQATIRLTQARAVELLPALKQSRVTAAWASYIDSTPDGVPAIGELAALPGLIVAAGFSGHGFGIGPGAGHLIADLVTSAKPIVDPRPYAPARFARHESKAVADF